Proteins encoded within one genomic window of Gammaproteobacteria bacterium:
- the glmS gene encoding glutamine--fructose-6-phosphate transaminase (isomerizing) has translation MCGIVAAISKQDIVPLLINGLKKLEYRGYDSAGIAVVNGNTIYRHRSVGKVNALAKRVVSEKINSTIGIAHTRWATHGAPSESNAHPHFSSESVAIVHNGIIENHESLRVQQQQAGYNFDSDTDTEVIAHQIHIHLATNNNDILSAVRAAVEYLEGTYALAVISQHEPDQIIAARRGSPLVIGLGDNEYYLASDMTALVGITQRFIILEDNDFARINLDGVTVYDEQGNVVEREEYISHMAPNAAELNGYRHYMLKEIHEQPYAVTQTLEGRITQTKVLEESFGHGASKIFDVVEGINIVACGTSYHAGLLARYWFEALAGIPCNVEIASEFRYRKPVARKNQLFVTISQSGETADTLAALKEAKARGFGHSLAICNSPESSLVRQSDLCLMTRAGPEIGVASTKAFTTQLVSLLLLVIVLGRRHQIDDITEAHLVNELRTLSRKLEDVLALDEQIKKLSERFSDKQHALFLGRGAHYPVAMEGALKLKEISYIHAEAYAAGELKHGPLALVDANMPVVSIAPNNNLLAKLKSNLQEVRARGGELIVFADSESGVSSGPNVEVINVAPTDDIISPIVFNIPLQLLAYHVAVLKGTDIDQPRNLAKSVTVE, from the coding sequence ATGTGTGGAATTGTTGCAGCAATATCAAAACAAGATATCGTCCCGCTATTAATTAATGGCCTGAAAAAACTCGAATACCGTGGTTACGATTCAGCCGGTATTGCCGTTGTTAATGGCAATACTATTTATCGGCACCGCAGCGTTGGTAAAGTTAATGCGCTGGCCAAGCGCGTTGTATCAGAAAAAATTAACTCAACGATTGGTATTGCACATACCCGTTGGGCGACGCATGGGGCGCCTAGCGAATCAAATGCACATCCACATTTTAGTAGTGAGAGCGTGGCAATTGTTCATAACGGTATAATAGAAAACCACGAATCTTTACGCGTGCAGCAGCAACAAGCTGGCTATAATTTTGATTCGGACACCGATACCGAAGTTATTGCGCATCAAATTCATATTCACCTAGCTACTAACAACAACGATATTTTATCTGCGGTCAGGGCTGCGGTTGAATATCTTGAAGGGACGTATGCGTTGGCTGTCATAAGCCAGCATGAGCCTGATCAAATTATTGCTGCAAGACGTGGCAGTCCTCTGGTCATTGGTTTAGGTGATAACGAGTATTATCTTGCATCTGATATGACGGCTTTGGTGGGGATCACCCAGCGCTTCATTATTCTTGAAGATAATGACTTTGCGCGTATCAATCTTGATGGCGTAACGGTCTACGATGAGCAGGGTAATGTTGTGGAGCGTGAAGAATATATTAGCCACATGGCACCAAACGCGGCCGAGCTTAATGGTTATCGTCATTACATGCTCAAGGAAATTCATGAACAGCCTTACGCTGTTACGCAAACATTAGAAGGCCGCATTACACAGACAAAAGTATTAGAAGAAAGCTTTGGTCATGGTGCCAGTAAAATTTTTGATGTGGTAGAAGGTATCAATATTGTTGCCTGTGGTACCAGTTATCATGCAGGTTTATTAGCACGTTACTGGTTTGAGGCGCTCGCAGGTATTCCCTGTAATGTCGAAATCGCCAGTGAATTTCGTTATCGCAAACCGGTGGCACGAAAGAATCAGTTGTTCGTTACCATTTCACAATCGGGTGAAACGGCGGATACACTGGCCGCATTAAAAGAAGCCAAGGCACGTGGTTTTGGTCATTCATTAGCGATCTGTAATTCACCAGAGAGCTCGTTGGTGCGGCAATCCGATTTATGCTTAATGACGCGCGCAGGCCCCGAGATAGGCGTTGCTTCGACCAAAGCATTTACTACTCAATTAGTCTCGCTGCTGTTGTTGGTTATCGTCTTGGGTCGTCGTCATCAAATCGATGATATAACAGAAGCGCATCTGGTCAATGAGTTACGTACATTGAGCCGTAAGCTCGAAGATGTGTTAGCTCTCGATGAACAAATAAAAAAACTTTCAGAACGTTTTTCCGATAAGCAGCATGCGCTGTTTCTGGGTCGTGGCGCGCATTATCCCGTAGCAATGGAAGGCGCGCTAAAATTAAAAGAGATTTCCTATATTCATGCCGAGGCCTATGCTGCTGGCGAGCTCAAGCATGGCCCATTAGCCTTAGTTGATGCCAATATGCCTGTCGTATCGATTGCGCCAAATAATAATTTACTGGCAAAACTTAAATCAAACTTACAAGAGGTTCGTGCACGAGGTGGAGAACTCATTGTATTTGCTGATTCCGAGTCTGGGGTTAGTTCAGGCCCTAATGTTGAAGTGATTAATGTAGCACCGACGGACGATATTATTTCGCCTATTGTTTTTAATATCCCCTTGCAGTTATTGGCCTACCATGTT
- the glmU gene encoding bifunctional UDP-N-acetylglucosamine diphosphorylase/glucosamine-1-phosphate N-acetyltransferase GlmU, which translates to MKLTVVILAAGKGTRMRSDLPKVVHAVAGRPMLAHVVDTARSLKPDSIIVVYGHGGDAVKQIIVDEDIVWVEQVEQLGTGHAVAQALPHIDDDSMMLVLYGDVPLIRTQTLDELLQMSNNSSITLLSCEVEDPDGYGRIIRNSDDKIIAIVEQKDASLEQLSIEEINTGIMIVPAKYFCSAYPRIDAANTQQEYYLTDIIALAVSDGVTVSAVVSDDEEEILGVNDRMQLAMVERYYQERVAWQLMADGATLIDPSRVDIRGEISIAEDVVIDVNVVFEGNVSLGNGVHIGPNCVIKNSIIAANTYIDSHCVIDNATIGEQCNVGPYARLRPGTVLKDKAKIGNFVETKNAEIGLGSKVNHLSYIGDAELGGNVNIGAGTITCNYDGANKHKTIIDDDVFVGSNTALVAPVKIGKGATIGAGSTINKNAPDGELTLTRVKQSTLSGWQRPKKK; encoded by the coding sequence ATGAAATTGACAGTTGTTATTTTAGCTGCGGGCAAAGGCACGCGTATGCGTTCTGACTTGCCTAAGGTTGTACACGCCGTTGCTGGGCGACCTATGCTGGCTCATGTTGTAGATACCGCACGTTCGTTAAAACCTGATTCCATAATTGTGGTTTATGGTCATGGCGGCGACGCGGTCAAACAAATTATTGTCGATGAAGATATCGTCTGGGTAGAGCAAGTCGAACAACTCGGTACCGGTCATGCTGTTGCGCAGGCATTGCCACATATTGATGACGATAGCATGATGCTTGTTCTCTACGGCGATGTACCATTGATTCGAACACAAACTTTAGATGAGCTACTGCAAATGAGCAATAATAGCTCGATCACATTGCTCAGTTGCGAAGTAGAAGACCCCGATGGCTATGGCCGTATTATTCGCAATAGCGACGATAAAATTATCGCTATCGTTGAACAAAAAGATGCCAGCCTGGAACAATTATCTATTGAAGAGATTAATACAGGGATAATGATCGTCCCAGCGAAATATTTTTGCTCAGCTTATCCGCGTATTGATGCAGCCAATACGCAACAAGAATACTACCTTACCGACATTATCGCGTTAGCAGTTAGCGATGGCGTTACAGTCAGCGCAGTAGTGAGCGATGACGAAGAAGAAATTTTAGGTGTCAATGATCGCATGCAACTGGCAATGGTTGAACGTTACTATCAAGAGCGAGTAGCCTGGCAGCTCATGGCGGACGGCGCAACGTTAATTGATCCATCACGGGTTGATATTAGAGGTGAAATAAGTATTGCTGAGGATGTTGTTATTGATGTTAATGTTGTCTTCGAAGGTAACGTCAGCTTGGGAAATGGTGTGCACATTGGTCCTAATTGCGTGATTAAAAACAGCATTATTGCAGCGAATACATATATTGATAGCCACTGCGTTATTGATAATGCAACAATTGGCGAACAATGTAATGTTGGGCCTTATGCACGGCTACGTCCCGGCACGGTGCTTAAAGACAAAGCTAAGATAGGCAATTTTGTTGAAACGAAGAATGCTGAAATTGGACTGGGCAGCAAAGTAAATCATCTTAGTTATATTGGTGATGCCGAATTGGGTGGAAATGTTAATATCGGTGCAGGCACCATTACCTGTAATTACGATGGTGCTAACAAACACAAAACGATAATTGATGACGATGTGTTTGTCGGCTCCAATACTGCATTGGTCGCTCCAGTGAAGATAGGTAAAGGCGCAACGATAGGCGCAGGTTCGACAATAAATAAAAATGCACCAGACGGGGAGCTAACATTGACTAGAGTCAAACAAAGCACTCTCTCCGGTTGGCAGCGACCCAAGAAAAAATAA